The Corvus cornix cornix isolate S_Up_H32 chromosome 15, ASM73873v5, whole genome shotgun sequence genome includes the window TGTTTGAAGACAGAGTTAccacagctgagctctgccttcTTAATGGGTGTGTTTCCAATTCTTTCAAGCACTGGTATTTCGCTCTAAAGAACTGACATTTGTAGCTCTATTTTCCAGCccacttcctttttaaaataggCATTAATAATACTTAAATGCAttcctgtctctctctttcactCCTCCATCACTCAGAGGGTGGATTTTACTTAATCTCCCTCTGTTCTAaaaattttcctgcatttctctcATCTGtattctcagggaaaaaaaaaagacgcCAAAACGAACTCCCAACAAATGTAATTTGTAAAATTTTAATCTTGTCTCTGCCAGACCCAGAATATTCACTGTCTTAGGTGTGTGTCTTTGAAGGAGaggatggggaaaggaagagaaggtaGAAGCATGAATTACCCATAAGCAAAAGAGATGTTGGATATCCACTAAGCAGAACAACTGAAGCCAGTTTCCAATCACACAACGAAAGAATTTAAGTGtgctctgttttaaaaattcagtctcctttaaagagcaatttttcttctgctgagtgCTAAAATGCTGCAGCAGACATTCATTTGGAGTCTAGTAAGACATGAAAATTATTGAACATTTGTCTTGAATCCTTCAACTAATTTCTACAGCCTCCTCCCAAACAGTATTTGGGATTTTCCTGTAGATGACACATTAGGAATTACTTATTCTAGTGATGGGATACAAACTCCCTTTTTTGACCTGTTACAATTTCTGTTGACCTGACCAGACTTTTTAAAGCTAGTAAGAAGTctctgaaaatgagagaaatactTTTAATCCATGCTGCAATCTGTATGAGTTCTCAAAGATTGTTCCTATCCATTTACATCTCAAAGAAATGAAGCACTATGTCAGTCAGAATGAATGCAAATGTAAGGGAACAGCTTCTaagaatgcagaatttcttCCCTAGAGCATTGCTTGAGAACTAGATTTTATGATTGCCACAGACAGCTTTCTAAAGGCCCACTTCACTTAGCTCccataaaacagaaattatcaaatttgaaacaaaaaaaggacattCTCATATAGCTGCAAGCCTCCATCAAAAGACTTAAGACTTTCTTGCCTCTGTAATGCAAATCTGCCcagaaaaggttaaaataaaagaaCCATTACAAAGACTTTGGCTTGTTCAGTCCCCTCCACCTTTGAGGAAATTTGGCAAATTTCAGAAACTAAACCACACCATGGACTTACCAACTTTTCACACCTCCCTTCATAAATACAATAGCTTCCCCCTCTGCTGATAAACCTCAGACAGCAATAACATCAAACAATTCTGCATGATTCTTACTATATTAATAATAGAACTATTTCCAAGACACCAAGAGGCACTAGTGGCCATCAGGATTTAGCATGGAATCGAGTATCTGGGCGAGAAATCAAATTTATAAATCCAAGGGGATTACTGCACAAGTCTAAGGGCTTCCTTAACTGAAGAAGGTTCACTACAAACACTGATGCCCAGCCCACCAGGCTGCCACAATGGAAATCCTTCCCCATATATTTTAGGGCATCAAAATGTAGGATGGAAAACTGTTTACGATCTTCTCAGAAGAAAAGCTCCTGTGGCAAAAAGGCAGTTGCTGTCTGAGCTGCAATGTAGTGAGAGAGGAGGTCACTGTGGAGCTCCTGCGTTAAAAACTGTAGGATCTTCCACAGCAATTCCAGCAAAAGCCTTGGGTCACTGTGTCATCCCACATCAGTGAAGGATCCAGAGACTTTGGACATGGACAGTGCTGCTCTGTTCCTCCTTTGAGCCATTCCAGCTCTTCTACCTAAACTTCCTCCCTAAGCAACATTAATGCTCAACATATTTTAATCAACAGGACTGACATATGGCAATGACATGTGCTTCTAAATGTGGCATACAATCTTGCTGCCAGATGCAAAGCACTTTTTGTTTAGACAGCAAAATTAATAACAAATTTACCATTGAGCCTTCAGATCTTGTTGAGTTCTGCTAGCCCGGCAAGACAAAACACAACCAGAAGCTCTAGCACATCATGAATAGAGCAGTTGTGCAATACCCTCACACATTCATTACAGTTCTTTCATCCTCTGAGCTTCACAGTTCCTTAGAAAGTTATTCAGACCCAAAAGGTTCATGAAGTGTGGCCAAATTAACCTTCCATTAATAAAAACTGTTACTAAACTGTTTCTAGTTTGTATTACTAAATTTACTTGTGAAGGCcagaaattacttctttttaaatgaaataattactCAAATTGTTACTTTATGATTAACTCTAGAGCTttctgcacagggcagggagtAAATCACAGTGAAGCTTTTCCACAAACCACAAGATTTGGCAACAAAGATGTTTTTTTGAAACCTAGTTACCACTaaataattcacaaaaaaattgaaacatttaaGTGCGtcaatgaaaacagaaagtCACATTTTAGAAACTAGGAACTGGCTGACCAGACTGTGATAGGCAGCCAGCAATCCTTGGGTGAAATATTTAAGGCACTTGAGGGTAGTCAGGTTTTTTACACCAGATAATAAAGACAGAGACACTTTAAAATTccagtttaaataaaaaccacaacaaaataaagtaaaactgCAGAACATTCCTCCAAGTGTAAAGTTcagaaaattaacaaataaacatttacaataaaaataaacttctccTTTGCTATAGTACACAAAATAGTGGTAGGAAGAGCACATTCACCTGCTTGAGCACACAAACTGCAAAGATCTCTCTCAAATACCACAAGAGGGGTCTTTCCTTTTCAGGTTGCCAAATAGCCAAATAAGCATATTTCTTAGGGGGAAATAATCCAGTGCAGTTAAATATCAGATTCCAGTCTATAAACCAGAGCATCCCAGAAAGCAGATGATTTTTTACCATTTTCCCCAGGATATTTCTAgctggttttcctgctttttctgaagcatccagttttattttctcctctccatACACACAAATGTTAAACGTTTCTGTTTGAGTAAAGAGGCCGCATCATTCTTGTAGTATCTTTGGTACAAACCAAAAGCACCTTACACAGCACACTGGTGTCACCCAGTCCCTACACACTGAGCCTGTTCCCACAGAACACACACAGGAGGAAGCTTTTCTGTGGTGGGGACAGCTTCCCCCCTCCAACTTCCAAAGTAACATCACAGTTAAGTACAACATACAGTGCTCTTTTTAAGCactaatttaaattttcactcAGAATTCATGAAAGGCATATTCTCATCCATTAGCTTATACCTGTTACGGTTTCTTACCACTTCCAGGACAGAGGGATATgaccagcagccctgggacacACTTCAGGGTTTGCTCCCAGAGATGAAATAGCTGTACAAATCTCCATGTCTGTTCAGTGTTTTTTGAGGGGAGGGGGcggaaaaaagggagaaggaaaagacaaatgGGAACTCAGTAAAAGGCGTCTTGCCTTTCTGTTCCATGTTTGTcaatttgtccttttttcctgaTACATTTTGCCTACTGTATTAGAGGCTTCTTCAGTGGAAAGCAGTTCCTTACATGAACTTACTTGAACATTCTGGACTAAACAGATTCTGTCACTGTGTGGCGGCTGCCTCGCAGCTGAGGAAGTTAAAGGGTGAGCTCTGAGCATCATCATCAGCCCTAGGGCTCTTAGAGTCGTTGAGACAGTCTGCCAGGATGTCCTGAGGATCCCTCAAGAACACCACCAGAACAGTGATGTTGTCACTGGATCCATTTTCCTTGGCAGCAGCCACcagtctttctgctgctttgagcCCCACTCCTTTGGTCTGCATCAAATGATCCAGGACCAAGTCTACAACCTCATGGGGCTTGATGGCATCAAAGAATCCATCGCAGGCAAGGAGCAAGTAATCTTCTGAGCCAGTCAGCTCGAAGGAATCTGCATCTGCATCACCAGAGACGTAGGGCTTCTGGCATATGTCACCTGAGACAAGCAACCAAAGCAAAGGCTTTATTACTTCACACGCCAACACTTACTTCCTTACCCACCAATCACTTTTACCATCCTCAAGAACAGCCAGATCATGTTCCAGAGATACCTGATGCAGGACAAGAGTAGTCAAAAGCTATGGAATAAGCATGGAAGACACTTTAGTTTCTTTAAGGATGCTTGGAACCCACCTAAATCCTGTGGGTTTCTAAGGAGTTACTTTAATTTATGCTCCCCTAATCTTGCAGGGAAAATAAGGAATTTATTCctaaagtttttctttcagaaatgtatttgtgCAAGGAGATAGTCAGGTGTTCATTTTGCAGGTGTGCCTCTTGTACAGCCTTCAGAATGccaagaaaatcagatttttcttaGCTATCCAGATACATAGCACAATGCCCTAAGAATCTGCTCATTGTATTTAGTTTATCAGTTTTGTATGGACATACTTACCAAATATGAGTTGCTACTGATCCAAATAGCTTTATACAAATTCCATAGTAATCTGCTCCCACTCATACATTACATCTACTGTATTGcccagggttttttcctctttttgccCTAATTGGCAATTAGCAAAGTAAGCTTGTTTAATAAGATTGTAAGAATACTACAATTAAAATGCTCCAAATTTCTGGATATTGAAGGAGAATGCAGTGATTTGACTCAAGCAGAAAGATCTGCAGTCAGGAGAAAGAGACATTCATAATAAAGTGGACAAAACCCCCTCACAATTCAGACATTCAAGCACATAAAAAAGGCTAGATAAACATTTATTGCTTCCTCCACTTTTACAAATTAAATGCTGCACATTTGTTAAACTACTGTAAAACATTACAGTAGTTTAGGCATTTATAAGAAGCAAAAAACTtagtattagaaaaaaaataggactATCATGGCTAGTATGTATAATAAAACAACATTCTATGCTCACAGTAAAACCAAAAAGACGATGTAGCTGCAAGCCTTATGGGAAAGACAGCTAAGTGGTTTACTATTTGTTTGATGCTGAACAAGACACCATTTACAGTAAACAGCCTAAGGTGGCATGTTTTGATCAACTTTAATCTGAAGTTTACTGATTCTGATGGTTTATCTCACCAATTGCTCTGGAAACAGCCAAGGTACCATTAACCCGCCAGCAGTCCATGTAGGTTACACAGCCACCCAGAGTCTCAATCCTTGCTCTCTCATCCTGAAAAACAGGGGAATACATTTTGtttgctgctccagcttctATATTTCTACAATGAATACAGCAAACACACATATCAGAATCTAGCATGGAAACATGCACACAGGATTACTGGAAACAAGCCACTACTTTCCATCCTTGCCATGGCTTATCTGCTTATCCGCTTATccataaagcaggaaaaaaagcagaattctcAAGTTTTTGTACCATCATATCCTTTCCCATATGGATGAGTAAATTCTCCTGCCACTTCTTCCCATTCCATACAGCAACTGACTGGgtgaatatataaatattcagAATGAAATACATGATAACTAGGCTAAGTAACAATAGTCTTTGCCCTGATACTCCTTTAACTACTCAGTTATTACAAATATTCATGCAATGAAGGCAAAGGCTCATGCAATGCCAGGTAAACTTGCAAGGTCCCCATCCAATTTCATGGAATAAAATACCTGGCTATTTAAAATAGATAGGAAATGCAATACACTTTAAGCCAGTTAGACCAGCAGATTAGCATTAGCTTTTCAATGACAGTACTGCATATAATGAAAGACTTGCATTATGCTAACATTTTAAATTGCCATTAATCTCAAATTACTAAGATATTTTGTAACAGGCAGATTTAaattcacacacaaaaatcctGTGAAAGTCTTTAATTACTGCAAATTTTCAACAATCTGAGCAGGAACTGAAGTCAGGACTATGAGTACCATTCATTAGTACCTTCAAGCAGGCAAGGTGTAGGAATCACCTTGTCAAGACACAGGAGTGGATGCAAAACAAGAAATTGTTAATTCCATGCAACCTACCATGCAGTAGATGTACTTATGTAAAGCACCAAACACTTAAAAAGGCTTGACTCCAAGAGGTTTCAAGAGAGAATCTGACATCACACacttaagaagaaaaaacaagccAGACTTACTTCTCTTTCTGGTTTGTGAGGTTCCATTAATGTCACAGCTTTCCCTTGCTGCACAAGCATCACCTGAGAGTCCCCCAGCCATGCTATGTGTAGTTTGCTCCCTACAATCAATGCAGACACACCTGTTGTGCCACTCCGCAGCTtctacagaaggaaaacaggtgTGTCAGGTGAGTATGCAACAAGCCCTGCTAGGATATATGGCATTACTGAAAACTTGGGTTCAATCACACTAAATGCAGTAGATTAGACCTGCTAATCCTAATTcagatactttaaaaagaaagtacaGGATAGTAGAGAGACTTGAAATAGACTATTTATAAACATATCTTCTAATATGCAGATGATTAATACAGTCTTATGTTCTTCCTTCTCTTGCTATTAATTCTAAAACCAATCTAGGAGACTAAGAGCTCTGTTGTTTAAAACAGACATGCAGAAAAGCAAGAGGATCTGAATTTCAGTAGAATGAACATTTCACAAACACATCTCTCCAATCCCTTTCACATTCTCCACTCTAACATTAGCAACTACAAATACCTTGCTCCACACAGATCCCCTTATCCTTGGGTATGTAAATCAGAACgtcaacaaaggaaaaaatctaaCTGTCCTAGATTCCCTGTAAAGATTAGTGAGAATCAGACCTTATAAAAATGCTGGTCCCTCTTTTGTACCTCACTGACAGAAATGAGGATATTAACAATGAGTACTTCCATTGTACTTCTATACTAAGAATTCTCAAACTGTGTAACGCAGATTTGAAGAAAGAATGTTCATCATACCAATTCAATTCAAAGCTGATCAATAAGTTTAATGAACTGAGGAGTCTGATTTAAATCATAGAACACATTTTTCACTTACAGCTATCAGTGACACTAATGGTAGGACAGGAAAGAGGAAGATAGCAACCATATTATCAGGAAGAGAGAAATCTCTTTTCCAGATAAGAGGTAGGACAACAGAACACCTAGAGGCTGCCCAATTTAGACAAGGAGGCACCAGCATTCTTCCAAATAACTGATATgtcagaataatttaaataattgtaGCACTTCTTTTCAATTACTCATCTTGAACTCCCAAGCACTGGTTTTCCTCAAAATAAGAAGTAATTTGATCAAACAAAACCTTTATATGTAGCATAATTTCATAAAGAAGTCAGTGATTCAAATAAACTGTACTGCCAGAATTTTCTGGATAATACCACATTGTCCAACAGTTCTCAGTGTTATTTAAATACAATGGAGTTAATCTCTACCCACTCACCTCTCTTTtggctttgaaaagaaacatttcatcTGTCTTCTGGAAAGAGCATTTCAAGGCCTCGGCTGGATTCTTAATAATCTCTTCATGTAACCCAACGTTTACATGTAAGTGGGTTGCTGAGTAATTGGCAGCATCCACTCCACCATGGCCATCGAACACCGCAAAGTAAGCACGATCAACGTCATCCTtttgcgggggggggggggggggggggggggggggagggagagaggaagacaTTCCTGttgttcaaaaccaaaatagctCACAGACTGGTACCAACAAACAAAGATTCTTTATTCTGGGCTTTCTTCCATACAAATGGCAATTTAAGTCCATTTACACATGTACAAAATGGGTGAAATGGGTACTTCGCAGGCCaattacttttctttgtttgctgttAGTCACTTAATGTCCTTAAAAATAACCTGGATTTGAAGCAGCAGCGTGCTGGTTATGTAGTCCTCTGGCAGTTTCATGAACTGGCACTTGTACAACTGCTGTTCTCCCCCTTTCTGTTCTTagtatcatagaatggtttgggttggaagggacctattccagcccctctgccatgggcagggacatcttccactagaccaggttgctccgagcccctctcttgtagcccctttaaGCACTGGAAGTTGCTATAAGGTgcccccagagccttctcttccccaggctgaacaaccccagctctcatCCTGtcttcacagcagaggtgctccagccctctcatcatctttgtggcctcctctggacttgctccagcagctccatctcATTTTTATGTAGTGGGTCCCAAAGCTGGACATATCTttgcaggtggggtctcaccagagcacaAAAGAGGGGCAGGTCCTCTCCCTTGGCCTGCTGCCctcactgcttttgatgcagaCCGGGACgcgtttggctttctgggctgcaggcacACATCGCTGGGTCACACTGAACTGCTCATCAACAAACACCCCCAAGTcctgctcctcagggctgctctcaatccataTACAAGTTGTGTCAGTCACAAGAACATTGTAACTCCAGCAACATAGCACTAGGTGAACTTCCCATCTCCCTGTATCATAACTTATGACATGAATCCCAAAGGCACAAGATCCTCCCTGCATCACTTCTTTATCAGGGCAGTAGTTGGCCCCCAGCAATCTGAGTCACTAAGTCCTTGCTCCAGTGCAGACACGATAAATAACTTACGGCAAGAAATTCACAGATCACCCATCACCAGGCCCCTGTGCTTACAGCAATGTCGCAAAGCTGCCCAGCCAGCCTCCCCTGTTGTGTCCAGACTTACTGAGAGACCGAAGAGCTGATTGAACTCGGGGAGGAGGACATGGCGATCCTCCATCTTGCGCCGGGCGTTGCGGATGGCGTGGATGGACACCAGCAGGAAGCGCGTCAGTGGCCTCAGCGATGGCAATTGCTTCTGCCACTCACAGCACACATCCCTCAGCTTGTTAAAAAAGCAGCGCTGCAGCGACTCCTCATccagcactgacagcacagaaacaaaacagtaagTGCTGCGTCCCACTTTCCTACACTACCCCATCTTTTGGCCTGTCTTTCCTTCAAGTTTCTTTC containing:
- the PPM1F gene encoding protein phosphatase 1F isoform X1 — encoded protein: MALELEPSAAPLSSFLRDFPAPLAPGEPLPWSSAGSGALSRAEVPGALAERARSLLGSSRGVSPLLAASLIHAAVDEVLQTDLTEFKLQNVETEGEGDEERFTLLDEESLQRCFFNKLRDVCCEWQKQLPSLRPLTRFLLVSIHAIRNARRKMEDRHVLLPEFNQLFGLSDDVDRAYFAVFDGHGGVDAANYSATHLHVNVGLHEEIIKNPAEALKCSFQKTDEMFLFKAKREKLRSGTTGVSALIVGSKLHIAWLGDSQVMLVQQGKAVTLMEPHKPEREDERARIETLGGCVTYMDCWRVNGTLAVSRAIGDICQKPYVSGDADADSFELTGSEDYLLLACDGFFDAIKPHEVVDLVLDHLMQTKGVGLKAAERLVAAAKENGSSDNITVLVVFLRDPQDILADCLNDSKSPRADDDAQSSPFNFLSCEAAATQ
- the PPM1F gene encoding protein phosphatase 1F isoform X2 translates to MALELEPSAAPLSSFLRDFPAPLAPGEPLPWSSAGSGALSRAEVPGALAERARSLLGSRGVSPLLAASLIHAAVDEVLQTDLTEFKLQNVETEGEGDEERFTLLDEESLQRCFFNKLRDVCCEWQKQLPSLRPLTRFLLVSIHAIRNARRKMEDRHVLLPEFNQLFGLSDDVDRAYFAVFDGHGGVDAANYSATHLHVNVGLHEEIIKNPAEALKCSFQKTDEMFLFKAKREKLRSGTTGVSALIVGSKLHIAWLGDSQVMLVQQGKAVTLMEPHKPEREDERARIETLGGCVTYMDCWRVNGTLAVSRAIGDICQKPYVSGDADADSFELTGSEDYLLLACDGFFDAIKPHEVVDLVLDHLMQTKGVGLKAAERLVAAAKENGSSDNITVLVVFLRDPQDILADCLNDSKSPRADDDAQSSPFNFLSCEAAATQ